Proteins encoded together in one Anaerococcus murdochii window:
- the rlmD gene encoding 23S rRNA (uracil(1939)-C(5))-methyltransferase RlmD, giving the protein MKYQDIYIRDILIDGRGVGETPDKVAFIEDAVYGEVCDIEVIEEKKNFYNAKKIKTIKESPVKTQAPCPYFYECGACTIMDIEYQTQLKIKKNLILQAIAKSTSYKLEDIEIIPSKELRYRNKIRLQVEKDGRLAYNKSYSNDLVYIKDCLLVREEISQNLDKIEEITKDISEKFPGTIKEITIRTNGENVMINLDLENSEELISYIREKYKNSKFFINIVGKENINISGKDHLEYRIFDKTFRISANDFYQVNDFQIENLYGEAKKLLGSGKKVLDLYCGSATSSIAINGDRLVGVEINRNAIQDAKINAEINDLKDFKFIAKNAKYIDEKFIKKEKIDSLIVDPPRAGLDKDLIKSIGKSGLKEIIYISCNPQTLARDINRFEKLGYKLEKIKGVDMFPQTMHVETIALIQKM; this is encoded by the coding sequence TCGGAGAAACTCCTGATAAGGTTGCTTTTATCGAAGACGCAGTCTACGGCGAAGTCTGCGACATTGAAGTCATAGAAGAAAAGAAAAATTTCTACAATGCAAAAAAGATAAAAACAATTAAAGAAAGCCCAGTTAAAACACAAGCTCCATGTCCATATTTTTATGAATGTGGAGCTTGTACTATTATGGATATAGAATATCAAACACAACTAAAAATAAAAAAGAATCTCATTTTACAAGCCATAGCCAAATCCACTTCCTATAAACTGGAAGATATTGAAATAATCCCATCAAAAGAATTAAGATATAGGAATAAAATCAGACTTCAAGTAGAAAAAGACGGACGTCTTGCCTATAACAAGTCTTACTCAAATGATCTAGTCTACATAAAAGATTGCCTCTTAGTCAGGGAAGAAATTAGCCAAAATTTAGACAAAATAGAAGAAATCACAAAGGATATTTCAGAAAAATTCCCAGGTACAATTAAGGAAATCACCATAAGAACCAATGGCGAAAATGTGATGATAAACCTTGATCTGGAAAATAGTGAAGAGCTAATATCCTATATCAGAGAAAAATACAAAAACAGTAAATTTTTCATAAATATTGTAGGTAAGGAAAATATAAACATTTCAGGCAAGGACCATTTGGAATATAGGATTTTTGACAAAACCTTCAGGATAAGTGCCAATGATTTTTATCAAGTTAATGACTTTCAAATAGAAAATCTTTACGGGGAAGCAAAAAAACTTTTAGGATCAGGCAAAAAAGTCCTAGACCTCTACTGCGGATCTGCCACCTCATCTATTGCCATCAACGGCGATAGGCTTGTAGGTGTAGAAATAAACAGAAACGCCATCCAAGACGCCAAAATAAACGCAGAAATAAACGACCTAAAAGACTTTAAATTCATAGCGAAAAACGCCAAATATATTGACGAAAAATTTATAAAAAAAGAAAAAATCGATAGCCTAATAGTAGACCCACCAAGGGCAGGACTAGACAAAGACCTAATAAAATCTATAGGCAAGAGTGGCCTAAAAGAAATAATCTACATCTCCTGCAACCCACAAACCCTAGCACGAGATATAAATAGGTTTGAAAAATTAGGTTATAAACTAGAAAAAATCAAGGGTGTGGATATGTTCCCACAGACAATGCATGTGGAAACTATAGCGTTGATACAAAAGATGTAA
- a CDS encoding DEAD/DEAH box helicase, giving the protein MNNLIAELSEKAFKDEYLINLIYNLEKNYCNKLLDEEFIIKLSDKELFDLMRFADILCRSSEAEHKNLSLKIVSLVYEFKELLQNQFIKLSIMNVLTKLGNFPSINLIWNKFENTGIDEIDLDLIIKRLYNKSPIQEIFTDEQLKIFNELKDNNHFSFSGSTSFGKSFIFEAFTKYLIEEHNQSDNIAFIVPTKALINQVSYKIRNLVKSYSYKVINSPEIPKILKKKDGKYIFVFTPERLISYFLDGTNPKIDYLFVDEAHKLLSIKDTRTPLMYHALVMAKRKSINIFFASPNIPNPSVFLELVNNTPDESYAVKVESVSQNRFFINCHTDSSYLISDYGDNILFPKLNFSGNVITDLGTILKTFSSGRQSIVYCNTIEKTISTAFEYAKTLEEVKNDYIDKLVDIINEKVHEQYYLKYCLKKGIAYHFGGIPEEIKIKVEELYKLGFIKIIFCTSTLLEGVNLPAKNIFILSEKIGLSNMTNVDFWNLAGRAGRLSKDLSGNIFCVNLYNQEGYWKDEKKVQILRNKNIKEVEPIILMKNNKNLYKNIANYYTKNEYTNKSLSEDDKKIIEMYGNILLYHDTVNSDSILKDRFIDSGNNSLDILKKIRNENSIPGNILAEGIDINIEIQNKVFNGNKELLPIETTYEGCYEVLKILCKEYDWLRTENKGNNPLIRSKEQLTYYATLMEGWINSKPLKYLIQKTISYYYNSGENKYISLRKDGNMYNVKFDKNNSLHINTLINNLIKNLENNIKYKIKTYVGNYQSILRSCDLDLECDWEEYIDYGTTNPKIIDIQNLGFSRTMAIFLLDKYPDLFIKSEIGEIIGIDDEKLRASINQDKYEEEYKELNTLFEWE; this is encoded by the coding sequence ATGAATAATCTTATTGCTGAACTTTCAGAAAAAGCATTTAAAGACGAATATTTGATCAATTTAATATACAATTTAGAAAAAAATTATTGTAATAAATTATTAGATGAAGAGTTTATAATTAAGTTATCAGACAAAGAATTGTTTGATTTAATGAGATTTGCCGATATACTATGTAGATCGTCTGAAGCTGAACATAAAAATTTATCATTAAAAATAGTAAGCCTTGTATATGAGTTTAAAGAACTTTTACAAAATCAGTTTATAAAATTAAGCATTATGAATGTGCTAACCAAATTAGGAAATTTTCCTTCTATTAATCTAATTTGGAATAAATTTGAGAATACTGGAATTGATGAAATTGATTTGGATTTAATAATTAAAAGATTATATAACAAATCACCAATTCAAGAAATTTTTACAGATGAGCAACTTAAAATATTTAATGAATTAAAAGATAATAATCACTTTAGTTTTTCTGGAAGTACGTCATTTGGAAAATCATTTATTTTTGAAGCTTTTACTAAATACTTAATAGAAGAACATAATCAGTCAGATAATATAGCTTTTATTGTTCCGACTAAAGCACTCATAAACCAAGTTTCTTATAAGATTAGAAATCTAGTTAAATCATACAGTTATAAGGTCATCAATTCTCCAGAAATACCTAAAATTTTAAAGAAAAAAGATGGAAAATATATTTTTGTTTTTACACCAGAAAGGTTAATTTCTTACTTTTTAGATGGGACTAATCCTAAAATAGATTATTTATTTGTAGATGAAGCTCACAAGTTATTGAGTATAAAAGATACTAGAACACCATTAATGTACCACGCATTAGTTATGGCAAAAAGAAAAAGTATAAACATATTTTTTGCATCTCCAAATATTCCTAATCCATCAGTATTTTTAGAATTGGTAAATAATACTCCCGACGAAAGTTATGCAGTTAAAGTTGAATCAGTATCACAAAATAGATTTTTTATTAATTGTCATACAGACTCTAGTTATTTAATTAGTGATTATGGAGATAATATATTATTTCCTAAATTAAATTTTTCTGGTAATGTTATTACAGATTTGGGCACTATATTAAAGACTTTTTCTAGTGGTAGACAAAGTATAGTTTATTGTAATACTATAGAAAAGACAATATCAACAGCATTCGAATATGCAAAAACTTTAGAAGAAGTAAAAAATGATTATATAGATAAACTAGTTGATATAATAAACGAAAAAGTTCATGAGCAGTATTATCTTAAATATTGCTTGAAAAAAGGCATTGCATATCATTTTGGTGGAATTCCTGAAGAAATAAAAATAAAAGTTGAAGAGCTATATAAATTAGGATTTATAAAAATTATTTTTTGTACTTCAACACTCTTAGAAGGAGTAAATCTACCCGCAAAAAATATCTTTATTTTAAGTGAAAAAATTGGATTATCAAATATGACCAATGTTGATTTTTGGAATTTAGCGGGTAGGGCAGGGAGACTAAGTAAAGATTTATCGGGTAATATATTTTGTGTTAATCTTTATAATCAAGAAGGTTATTGGAAAGATGAAAAAAAAGTTCAAATTCTTAGGAATAAAAATATTAAAGAAGTTGAGCCAATTATATTAATGAAAAATAACAAGAATTTATATAAGAATATAGCCAACTACTATACAAAGAATGAGTACACTAACAAAAGTTTATCTGAAGATGACAAAAAAATCATAGAAATGTATGGTAATATTTTATTATATCATGATACAGTTAATAGCGATTCTATTTTAAAAGATAGATTTATAGATTCAGGAAATAACTCGTTAGATATTTTGAAAAAAATTAGGAATGAAAACTCTATACCTGGAAATATTTTAGCAGAAGGTATAGATATAAATATTGAGATTCAAAATAAGGTTTTTAATGGAAATAAAGAATTATTACCTATAGAAACTACTTATGAAGGTTGCTATGAAGTATTAAAAATATTATGTAAAGAATACGATTGGCTAAGAACTGAAAACAAGGGAAATAATCCACTGATAAGAAGCAAAGAACAACTAACTTATTATGCTACATTAATGGAAGGTTGGATAAATTCTAAACCTTTAAAATATTTAATTCAAAAAACGATTAGCTATTATTACAATTCTGGAGAAAATAAATATATAAGTTTACGTAAAGATGGAAATATGTATAACGTAAAGTTTGATAAAAATAACTCTCTTCATATTAATACGCTTATTAATAACTTGATTAAAAATTTAGAGAATAATATTAAATATAAGATTAAAACCTATGTAGGTAATTATCAATCAATATTACGTTCATGCGATTTAGATCTTGAGTGTGATTGGGAAGAGTATATTGATTATGGAACTACTAATCCAAAAATAATCGATATACAAAATTTAGGATTTTCAAGAACCATGGCAATATTTTTATTAGATAAATATCCTGATCTATTTATTAAAAGTGAAATAGGTGAAATTATAGGAATTGATGATGAAAAATTAAGAGCCTCTATAAATCAAGATAAATACGAAGAAGAATATAAGGAACTTAACACTCTATTTGAATGGGAATGA
- a CDS encoding helix-turn-helix domain-containing protein — translation MGFSYNKLWKLLIDKNMKKTDLQCAIATTPKTIAKMGRDENVSLETLGKICEYFQCDIGDIIEYKNGVKINDK, via the coding sequence ATGGGATTTTCATATAATAAATTATGGAAGTTATTAATAGATAAAAATATGAAAAAAACAGACTTACAATGTGCAATAGCAACAACTCCTAAGACAATAGCCAAGATGGGAAGAGATGAAAATGTAAGTTTGGAAACATTAGGAAAGATTTGTGAGTATTTTCAATGTGATATTGGAGATATTATTGAATATAAAAATGGAGTTAAGATAAATGATAAATAA
- a CDS encoding type IV toxin-antitoxin system AbiEi family antitoxin domain-containing protein, protein MNTLKEYIQENLVITNKEAEELGYTRHNLSELTKIGQLERLRPGLYQLKGKVIDDFVLISSNSNRIIFSHQTALYLHDLSDRTPNVFHISVPQGYNASHIKKRYEDLQVHYVKKDLYELGKTEIKSPQGNLIPVYDIDRTICDIIIDREKIDKQIFTEAIKRYFKSENKNLRRLIKYSKLFKIENEIRKYMEVLS, encoded by the coding sequence ATGAATACACTTAAAGAATATATCCAAGAAAATTTAGTAATCACCAACAAAGAAGCAGAAGAACTTGGATATACTAGGCATAATCTATCAGAATTAACAAAAATCGGACAATTAGAAAGATTAAGACCAGGTCTATATCAATTAAAAGGAAAAGTAATAGACGATTTTGTTTTAATATCATCAAATAGTAATCGAATTATATTTTCACATCAAACAGCCCTCTATCTCCACGACCTATCAGATAGAACTCCAAATGTATTTCATATATCTGTGCCCCAAGGCTATAATGCAAGCCATATCAAAAAAAGATATGAGGATCTACAAGTTCACTATGTAAAAAAAGACTTATACGAACTAGGAAAGACAGAAATAAAATCACCGCAAGGCAACCTTATTCCAGTTTACGATATAGATCGAACAATTTGCGATATCATAATCGACAGAGAAAAAATAGATAAGCAAATTTTTACAGAAGCCATAAAAAGATACTTTAAATCAGAAAATAAAAATCTAAGACGACTCATAAAATACAGTAAATTATTTAAAATAGAAAATGAAATTAGAAAATACATGGAGGTATTATCGTGA
- a CDS encoding HamA C-terminal domain-containing protein, with protein MIVSQNSKDVIKIFQNIKDIPISTNLDDGNLNIFMCPINARKFDYNQISLVLVDSVIDYAISKKNITKYQNKPGRLSQIARKKFKEYLNNTGELGELLLYCFLEGHLNAPKILTKMEMKTSNKMYVNGSDGVHLLSNCDGTYKLIFGESKLYKNISDALYEAFKSINDFINEINTSGENKSGINYEKDLISSNIDNFELSDEDKAILEFIIYPSKNEKKLHIDDAFSIFIGYEIDISEETKKCTSSDFIDEVKKKILLELDSFENKVYKKINDNNLLGHTFFVYIVPFTDIDNTRRKILEDILT; from the coding sequence TTGATAGTAAGTCAAAATTCAAAAGATGTAATTAAGATATTTCAAAATATAAAAGATATACCTATAAGTACAAATTTAGATGACGGGAATTTAAATATTTTTATGTGTCCAATAAATGCTAGGAAATTTGATTATAATCAAATTTCCTTAGTATTAGTAGATTCTGTAATTGATTATGCTATATCCAAGAAAAATATAACAAAATATCAAAATAAGCCTGGAAGATTATCACAAATTGCACGTAAAAAGTTTAAAGAATACTTGAATAATACAGGTGAATTAGGTGAATTGCTTTTATATTGTTTTTTAGAGGGTCATTTAAATGCCCCTAAAATTTTAACAAAAATGGAGATGAAAACATCTAACAAAATGTATGTCAATGGATCAGATGGAGTGCATCTTTTGAGTAATTGTGACGGAACATATAAACTTATATTTGGGGAATCTAAGTTATATAAAAATATATCAGATGCTTTATATGAAGCATTTAAATCTATAAATGATTTTATTAATGAGATAAATACTAGTGGAGAAAATAAAAGTGGTATAAATTATGAAAAAGATTTAATATCATCAAATATTGATAATTTTGAGTTGAGTGATGAGGATAAGGCTATATTAGAATTTATAATATATCCATCTAAAAATGAGAAAAAATTGCACATAGACGATGCTTTTTCTATTTTTATTGGTTATGAAATAGATATATCAGAAGAGACGAAGAAATGTACTAGCAGTGATTTTATTGATGAAGTTAAGAAAAAAATTCTCTTGGAATTAGATTCTTTTGAAAATAAGGTATATAAAAAAATTAATGACAACAATTTATTAGGGCATACTTTTTTTGTCTACATTGTTCCATTCACTGATATAGATAATACAAGAAGAAAAATTTTAGAGGATATTTTAACATGA